The proteins below come from a single Necator americanus strain Aroian chromosome V, whole genome shotgun sequence genomic window:
- a CDS encoding hypothetical protein (NECATOR_CHRV.G19259.T1), which translates to MQIITLYNAINPLSSNVRNRSNTTQVTSSTCPTSKIAKVLWIAAVLLSVISCIVGDTYATETALLFLDCLSSSVHTDRGNPRSQHFRRAIRRKKKHYATVKVYSLPNDAVQRSSAVLESISRRDLPSFLTILTENMNDLMQKNCQSPPFFKIAMQADVI; encoded by the coding sequence ATGCAGATTATTACGCTATACAACGCGATCAACCCGTTGTCCTCCAACGTTCGCAACCGCTCTAATACAACTCAAGTGACCAGCAGCACTTGCCCTACTAGCAAGATTGCAAAAGTGTTGTGGATTGCTGCCGTTCTACTATCCGTAATAAGCTGCATCGTTGGAGACACCTATGCAACCGAGAcagcactcctttttctggattgtttGAGTTCCTCTGTTCATACCGATCGTGGAAATCCTCGATCTCAACACTTTCGCCGCGCCATACGACGAAAGAAGAAGCACTATGCAACGGTGAAGGTCTACTCGTTACCGAATGACGCAGTGCAGCGAAGCAGCGCTGTGCTGGAATCGATATCGCGAAGGGATTTGCCTAGCTTTTTGACGATATTAACTGAAAATATGAATGATTTGATGCAAAAAAACTGTCAATCACCACCTTTCTTCAAGATTGCCATGCAAGCTGACGTAATATGA
- a CDS encoding hypothetical protein (NECATOR_CHRV.G19260.T1): protein MLRVVLSVRVAQSYCIILTTSKFTKRNFYLNKGNKGCPLPLVLTFVDYEKAFDSVETNAILSALVDQGVDASYVRTLANCYDRCTTRIQLFHRPLAIPIGKGVREGDTISPKLFTAALQWIMKSLSWEERGIRVDGRFLSNLRFTDDIVLFSSSTNEAETMVNELNEGGKRIGLRINRKKTQFMKNAYCEDRGVQLEGSQIVETPSYVYLGRSMNMENDLKEELNRRMRAAWAAFAAVREATDQLTDQDLRAHLFDSTVLPELCYAAETWADTAATSRKLLTTHRALERCLLKFNRRTQHLAGLRSSDLRGMSRLRDPAEYVSKAKHRWAGHIMRRIDDRWTKRTLEWIPRYAKRPRGRPPTRWGDMFATRMDQLRAQLDTAQGPRQRHSRSLRTSWMTMARERNEWKRCWGPHVQ from the coding sequence ATGTTAAGAGTAGTGTTAAGTGTCAGAGTAGCTCAGTCTTATTGCATCATTTTGACGACGTCCAAATTTACAAAACGTAACTTCTATTTGAACAAGGGGAACAAGGGGTGCcccctgccccttgttctaacctttgtcgactatgagaaagcctttgacagcgtagaaacgaatgcaatactgtcagcgctggtcgaccaaggtgtggacgcgtcgtatgtgaggacattagccaattgctacgatcgatgcacgactaggatacagcttttccaccgtcCTCTcgccatacccattggaaagggggtacgagaaggcgatactatatcgccgaagctgttcacagctgcattgcaatggataatgaaatcactatcctgggaagaaaggggcatacgtgttgatggaagatttctttcgaaccttcgtttcacggacgacatcgttctcttttcgagcagtaccaatgaagcagaaacgatggtcaacgaattgaacgaaggagggaagagaataggactacgaataaacagaaagaagacacagttcatgaagaacgcctactgcgaggacagaggagtacaacttgaaggctcccaaatcgtggaaactccgtcatacgtataccttggacgttcaatgaacatggaaaacgacttgaaggaagaactaaatagaagaatgagagcagcatgggcagcattcgcagccgtcagggaagctacggaccaactgacggaccaagatcttcgtgcccatctgttcgactcgacagtccttccagagctctgttacgcagcggagacgtgggcagacaccgcggccacgtctaggaagctacttaccacccacagagcccttgagagatgtctcctgaagtttaaccggcgcacacaacacctagccggtcttcgtagctccgacttaagaggaatgtcccgtcttcgcgacccagcagaatatgtatcgaaagcaaaacacagatgggccggtcacatcatgagaagaatcgacgatagatggactaaaagaacgctagagtggatcccaaggtacgctaaacgcccccgagggagaccgccaacgagatggggtgacatgttcgctacacggatggaccagctgagagctcagctggatacggctcaaggacctcgtcaacgtcactcacgaagcttgagaacatcttggatgacaatggcgagggaacgaaacgagtggaagagatgctggggcccgcacgtccagtga